The genomic region TGTTTCCATTGTCTATTAAACAGTCTACACAAGAAAGTGTGGAGAAAATAGTTCTACCTTAGAccccagtaaataaataactaagcACAATGATTTTCACCTAAGACCTGAGTATATTTGATAAATTAAGCATTAGAAATTACCATTCATGACTATGCTGTTGAATTATTAGTAGTCAGTACTCAGTAGTTTAGGGTGTCATCAGGTACTAGGATGTCCGCAGGGAAATCGATTTTGGTTATTTGACAGTGATATCAGTCCCTTTTCCCTTACACTGGCTTAATGAATGTACTATTTCTTCaacatgtaaacacaatggTAAGAAACAAATGGGCTAATGCAAATCCAGTGTTTCAGTGACAATAACACTTTTGCACATGCAAATCCTCATCCATCAGACAGTAGAAAGGGGGAATGTGGGCTGCAGGGAAGAAGAGAATGAGTGTGATCTCTAAAGAGCACAGTATGGGAGAACTCTTGTTTGAGACTCTGCTGTTGGTGTGTTTGTGGAGCTGCTGTTATGCCACTGTACTCCAGTTTAACGGAAATATTACCATCTATGGCATGTTTCCTCTCCATAATGTAGATGCTACGGTCTTGACTCTACCTCAACTGGCTGACTGTAACCGGTATGACTTATATATGCATACTTCTTACAGAAGCAATCTGCTCCTAATAAAAAGTTGTGTTTAATTTAATGAGCTGCTATGGCTTTTGCAGAGGAGCTGCCAACATCCATGGCTACTACTTGCTGCAGGCTCTGCGCTATGCTGTAGAGGAGATCAACAACGACAGTCAGCTCCTGCCTGGTATCACACTAGGCTATCAGACATATGATATTTGCTCGCTTCAAGCTAGTATTCTGGGCACAGTGACTCTCGCAGCTCAGCAGTATAACAGAGTGAAAGTGAAGCCTCAAGCGATTGCCCTCATCGGACCAGACAGCAGCAGCTACAGCTTCATTCCAGCTGCTGCACTCGGTGCCTTTCTGATGCCTGAGGTAATGCACACCCATGCTTACTTGTAATCTCTGTATATAACAAGAAAAGTTCACCACATtacctttttttatatatatttattaatacatttgtattaaaatacttttatttgccagagccatatcaccctgcagccCTGCAgtggtttcccactgaaactaagcagggttgagcctggccagtaagggagacctcctggggaaaactaaggttgctgcaggaagtggtattagtgaggccagcagggggtgctcaccatgtggtctgtgtggggtcctaatgccccagcaTAGTGACACTAtcctgtaaaaacagcactgtctttcggatgagatgttaaacagaggtcctgactctctgtggtcattaaaaattcgggacacttatcgtaaaagagtaggggtataccctggtgtcctggcgaaatttccccattggcccttatctatcatggccccctaataatctccaccCCTGAGTTggttacatcactctctcctctccactagtATCTGggtgttctggcacactatggctgctgtcgcatcatccaggtggatgctacacaatggtggtggttgaggaaatcccccatacaatgtaaaagaCACTCAAAAGCGCTTTAAGTGTcttgaaaagcactatataaatctaaggaattatttatttatttatttatttatttattctcataCTGAGCATTAAACAGACTTAGTCCACCCTTCCCcccagcaaggccaattctgcaaggcaccttttgtatcagaccacccaagttgtaggtgagcaaaaatattggaacatgtgactgacaggtggttcttgttacccaggtgtgtcatGTTAGATTGACTATTTAGCTTTGAGCTCTTGGTTtaagccttcagtttcacctgtgaagactgcatttgttgttaaaaaggataagctaACAtcaagatcagagagctgtctatgggagaaaagcaagccattttgaagctgagaaaagaggggaaatcaatcagaggcattgcacaaacattgacaataaaaaaagaggagactgaagggacacatctagatgtaaataccaggaaataaaaggtgAAATCCAAAACTCTCatcctatatacagtacatcttatgatctcaaacccaaatgtctttcaTGTATAGCACGAACAAATGAATTGgacttgccgttccaatagttttggaggggactgtattttagTGACTAAAATACGAGCAAAATAGGCAATTATGAAAACCTAAGAAAACTGATGGAGCCCCACAAAGAATTGCAAAAACAGACTTTGCAAACACTGCAAAAGTACCAACAGCTATAATTTAGGAGCCTGGAGCAGAGAATCTGGCGAAGCTAATTACAGTGGGTAAAACGAAATGGTAATGCTGAAGAGGGTGTTGTGGGAAGCCATAATGCTCAAAACAAAGTTAAGCCTTGATATTGTATTATGTGTTTTGTGTCACTAATTTTGATTTGTTGCATTTATACGTAAATGCCTAACTAACAAACGCACTAGTGTCATTTTTGCTCCTTAAATTTCACAGATCTCATATGAAGCTTCAGATGAACTGCTAAGCAACAAACAGATGTACCCATCTTTCTTTCGCACCATCCCCAGTGATAAAAACCAGGTGAAAGCCATGCTCGAGATTCTTGTGAGATACAACTGGACCTGGATAGCCCTTCTCGGCAGTGACAATTCATATGGCTTGCAGGGGATGTTGAGCCTGTCGCAGCAAGCATCAGATTTTAATATCTGCATCGCATATCAAGCAGTGATTCCAAGACTCAAAAATGACACACAGCAGCAGATACGAAACATTGTCAAGAATATCATCAAAACCAAAGTGAATACCATAGTAGTGTTTTCCAGCAAGAGAATTGCCAAAGGGTTTTTCTTATTTGTGATAGAGCAGAATGTGACAGGGAAAGTGTGGATCGGGTCTGAGGACTGGTCAATGGCAACCTTAGTGTCTAATATCCCTGGAATCAGTACTATTGGAACTGTCTTGGGTGTGTCTGTAAAATATACACCTTTTAATGGGTTCGAAGATTTTGTGAACAAGGCCATAACTAAGCTTAGAAACATCAGTGttgaaaacactgaaatgagcgTCCCATGCTTACAGAATACTGACCTGTACAAAATGGCATCTGCACAATATTCTCTGGCGGAATATGATATTACCTCTTCGTTTAACGTGTATCGGGCGGTATATGCAGTGGCTTATGCATTGCACCAGGCTCTCAGGTGTGATTCTGAAAAATGTCAGAACACTGAAATTCAGCCATGGCAGGTCAGTGTTTTAACTATGTTTAATTCAGGAATCTGTTTTTAAATCAGAGATTGGTGTTCAAATTATAGttcagttttatattaaacTCTATTTATCATAACTTTCTAAGACACCCTACATCATTTAGCTattcccttttctcttttttcagctCTTCCAATATTTAAAACAAGTACGGATTTCCATCAGAAACACAACATTATTTTTTGATGCGTATGGAAACCCACCAGCAGGATATGACATTATCACATGGATATGGCTTAATAAAACATGGTCTCTTAGAATGGTGGGATCATTTATTTCAGAGCCCCCTACTCTTCAAATGGATGCTTCACAGATACAGTGGGTAGgacatgtttaaaatataacCTATATATGTGTTATAGATCTCCAGGTTTGGTTTTATACCACcagtaaataaaaaactgaaattaCAGTATGGTTAAATGTAATTCATAATGTAATCATTACAAACAGTTACCAAAACGTACCAAATGGATCGTATGCTAGATtaacactgtatatttttgcCTACCCAGATGCCTGAGTCACGTTGTTCCCCAGAATGTTCCTATGGGTACAGACAACTGCAGCTTGGACAACACAAATGTTGTTTTGAGTGCATAGAATGTCCAGCTTCTACTTTCCTCAACAAAACTGGTGAACACACTAGCCATGTATTACACATATTAAGGTGTATGTTAAGCGGACAAGCTGTAGTTCAGTATATCACCACCAGATGGTGGTTATTGCATTGCTTCCAGGTGTGATATTACCTATGGTAATTTTAAAGTTTGTACCTCACCCAGCACCTCCATCACAGGGGGTGGGGGGAAGTAGGTTGGGtggaggagggggtggggggttgtaGCTGGGGTTTTAACCAGGAAAGTTGTCATGGTCCAGACTGGTTGGGGGTGCCAAAATGGTTTAGTCCAGGCCTGACCTGATTAATTATGAGAAGCTTTATCTAGATTAATACCTTTGCAATTCTCCAAGCAAATTCTTAGGGCATTTTCAGACCTGcagatctgtgctttgttccaAAATGGGGACTTAAATTGTTACATTGTTGCATTTCCTCCTTGGCTTGGTTCACTTTCACAAAACAACATTTCAAAGTGTACCAAAATAtgtttatgcaagtcacatgTGCGTAAACTAacctctcattggtcagagtgcACCTGTTTATGTTGAAGGGTTCTTAGCGGTCATCCATAAAGATGGATAGACATCAGCTCTGTGAACTCAAAtgtagttattataatttatcTTATTTACATGTTTGACAGAGGAATTAAAGCCCATCTCCTTGAGACACTCTCTAAACACCTTGTAAACCTCagtgtttttatgtatttttgaaaaatattgaGAAATATGTTCGTCAGACCAAATTTAAATGAGGCATTTTTCCTTACCTTTGGTCCAAGTTCAACTGTGTTCCATGTTGTAAGCCAttagaaacacaaacactttttatGTAACGCAGTTTCCATCATGCATTACTATACAGGTTGGTTCGTTGGCCCGTTGGGTCAgattgctttctcaccacaagcGAACCACTCCAGAGTTCGTTTTGCAATCGGGCCGAGACCACCTCATTCAGGTGGTCTTGGACTGATTGTTTTGGTGCAAATCCGAGCGTGATTGCTGTGTTCATATATAACTAAAGGAACCGAACCAAGGGAGAAAAGGCAACAGGTTCTGAACAAATGCTCCAAATGAGTCAGCTGTGAAAACACCCTTACAATAccaatttctgtttgttttatacGAGACTCTACCAGCTGCCAGCCCTGCAACAAAGATCAGTGGTCTCCATCTGGGAGTGAGGACTGTCTACAGAGAACAGTTCTATACCTGCGATGGGATGAGCCATTGACCATTGTTCTCCTGGTTCTTCTAGCACTGACACTGCTGCTCACCCTGGGCACTGCTCTTATCTTCCTACTCAACTTGAGCACCCCAGTTGTAAAATCTGCAGGTGGCAGGACATGTCTGCTCATGTTGTTGTCTCTGACCGTAGCTGCCTTCAGCTCATTGTGCCTTTTCAACATACCCTCTCGAGCATCCTGTCTGTTCACAAAGTCTCTCTTCATCTTCAGTTTCACCATCTGCCTGAACTGCATGACTGTCCGTGCCTTCCAGGTGTGAGAATTGATTTGGAAGTCAGCCTTGGTGAGAGTGTACAGTATTCTGGTTAACAGTTTCAGTTCTTGAGTAGAACATCTCTGTGCTTTCTCCACGCAGGTGGTGTGCATATTCAAGTGGTCTGCAAAGCTTCCCAAGTTCTACTATACATGGGTCAACAATCAAGGCCCTAATATCTTCATCCTAGTCGCCTCTTTGGTTGAGTTCTTCATCTCAGTTCTCTGTGTGAGCTTAAATACACCACTCCCCTCAGCAGACTATGACTTCTACTTTGAAAGCATTGTATTAGAGTGCAGTAAAACTATATCTGTAGTGCTTCCACAAATTCTGTATGTGTCTATACTGACTGTAATATGTTTTTGCTTGAGCTACATGGGTAAAGACCTACCAGCAAATTACAGTGAGGCCAAGTCCATTACATTCAGCCTGATGATCTATATTATCTCCTGGATCACTTTCTTCACCACCTACTTTGTTAATAGAGGAACTTTAGCTATGGCCTTGGAGGTGGTTGCCATTCTTGTTAGTGTTATTGGAATACTTGGTGGATACTTTTTGCCGAAAGTGTACATCATTTTATTACGACCGAAAATGAATACCACTGCCCACTTTCAAAATTGTATTCAAATGTATACCATGAATAAACAGTAAAACTCCGGCTGCAGCATATTTAGAAAAAGTAGTTATAAAAATCTTACTGTAGTGGCAGCTGGTtgtctttttttcactttatctgtTTGGTTCCCTTGTGGTCCAAAGTAAAATTGAATTAATAGGTGAATACGATTTTACAGCATaatttaacatgtaaatatcatcTGTTTCAAGCTTCACTTGTGGGCATTCCTTTTGGATTTCATTTGAAATTGAATAAAGGTTTCAATATGTACCTGCTTTAAGTAAAACTCcatcctgaaacacattaaaaatgtttatgttgAAATAGTTGTAAGGTGTATAGCAATTCTGGTGGTTGTTGCTGTGTTGGTTGTTgctttaatttttgttttgtgctaGGTTTACGGTTGTATGCCACACTGATGTCACAGGGTGACATTGCTAGTGCAGTTACAATTTtgtttaatagaaaaaaaatgtcaaacacatccatccatccatcttctataccgcttatcctacagggtcgcagggaacctggagcctatcccagggagcatcaggctcaaggtggggtacaccctggacggggtgccaatctatcgcagTGTTCAGGTTATTAGctactaaaaacaaaagagcagcaGCTTATTTTCTCATCCAACATTATCTAGCAATGTTcagtgtcatattaatgagaaatccaacatagAATTGGTGCATACAGCAAATTTTGGACTCAGAGTTCCATAAGTACAGCTATATGATTTAAAGCTAGTTAGTTGGAAAATCCAGTGATACAGCAGCAGACAAGAAACAATAGACAAAAGACAATATATTagtagaaaataaaattaaccactacaaatatataaaactgtacatatgtacagtatatgtcagGTTATGACAGAGTACAAAATGTCATTATGTAGTATTGAGCTGAGGAAAGAGAAGAAATCTGTGCAGATAAGAACTACAGAAGAGAGCTAGGGAAATGCTGAACAGATGAGAGAAGACAGAGTTAAACAATCTGATAGCTGTCAGGAGGAAGGACCTGTTTCTGATTGTTCCCTTCTGTACTGAGGCAGAAAGTGTCTGCTGCTCATTGTACTTTGCAGAGCACTGACTTCAGCATGGAGTAGGTGATTGGGTGAATGACTGAGAGTTTGAAGCAAGGACTATTTCCCACTGGCATCACTATAAGCAGGTAGTCAAATAGCATTGTGGATAATGTAGGAAACTgtcaaagtgaaaatagaccagcAAGTTTCAATTAAAAAAGCCAAGTTGAcagaaaataaatcttggatgaCATTGAAGATCATGTGTTAATCATAAAGATTAATGTACAAGTGtatggtggatttttccttttaaccatgattattttcttatagattACCATAGCAGATGTTTAAGTCTCAATGCTTAGTACCTTAGTACTAGGTCTGAAAACATAACAGTATACCAGGTGTTGTATGTCTTTGCTTTCCATCAATATAATCATACAGTCTGTATTACTGTACCTTATCCATCTCCATttgtcactatacacacacataggcaCTTAGTCACCAGAGGCAGATGACATTATGAAAAGAGGAGGTCACCGCCATTGACTGCAGAGCGTGTGAGTAGGCTGATTGGGTGTGTTTCCCATGCTATTCTCTTATTCAGTGTGTAATATTCTCCGGAGGCTAAAACTATAGACGTGTGCCTGTAGGGGAGAGGCTGAATGCAAGGCAGCATCTGTGCTTAGGCTAGTAGTGCTTGTTTTAGGGTCTATAACAATGTTTTGAAGTGTGTTCAGTTGTACCGAAATAAGTCCTCATATAATCCATTATGTAGTCCTTAGACTTGGTTTCTTTAAAATGCAACAGATCTAGCTGAGGTTTGAACTGAAGTAAAATGTCAATCCTACAAaaccaaatgttttgttttaaaaagaggTGTTAAGGTAATAGACGTCAATAAATGGCGAAAACATTAGATATAAAATGAATTCCAGAGAGtggatattttatttgaaaaataacattttattaaaagataTAAGAGCTTGCCTATACAAAAGGAAtcataaaaatatgttaaaatacAAGATATGTTAAGTACAATatgtgcgcacgcacacacacacacacacacacacacacacacacacacacaatggagtGTGTTTATCAAAGTTCCCCtaattgtaatttaaaatattgtgcaatatattgtaaaatatacAGCACAAT from Ictalurus furcatus strain D&B chromosome 15, Billie_1.0, whole genome shotgun sequence harbors:
- the LOC128619644 gene encoding taste receptor type 1 member 1-like, giving the protein MSCYGFCRGAANIHGYYLLQALRYAVEEINNDSQLLPGITLGYQTYDICSLQASILGTVTLAAQQYNRVKVKPQAIALIGPDSSSYSFIPAAALGAFLMPEVMHTHAYL
- the LOC128619470 gene encoding taste receptor type 1 member 1-like, whose protein sequence is MVMLKRISYEASDELLSNKQMYPSFFRTIPSDKNQVKAMLEILVRYNWTWIALLGSDNSYGLQGMLSLSQQASDFNICIAYQAVIPRLKNDTQQQIRNIVKNIIKTKVNTIVVFSSKRIAKGFFLFVIEQNVTGKVWIGSEDWSMATLVSNIPGISTIGTVLGVSVKYTPFNGFEDFVNKAITKLRNISVENTEMSVPCLQNTDLYKMASAQYSLAEYDITSSFNVYRAVYAVAYALHQALRCDSEKCQNTEIQPWQLFQYLKQVRISIRNTTLFFDAYGNPPAGYDIITWIWLNKTWSLRMVGSFISEPPTLQMDASQIQWVGHV